In the genome of Diaphorobacter sp. HDW4A, the window ATGACGAAGCCGCAGCAGAGCTGGCACCGCATGCCTGGAAGGCCGGTTCACAAACGCTTTTGCTGCGCAAGCAGATGGAGGCCATGCGCAACGGAGGCACCTTCATCATGGTGATTCCCGACAACCCGTTCCGCTGCCCGCCCGGCCCCTATGAGCGCGCGGCGATGGTGGCCCACTATTTCAAACAGCACAAACCGCGCAGCAAGATCCTGCTGCTCGACGCCAAGCAGAATTTCTCAAAGAAGGCGCTGTTCCTGCAGGGATGGAAGGCCTTGTATGGCGACATGATCGAGTGGCAGGGCATCGCGCAGGATGGTCAGGTGGTGCGCGTCGATGCGAAGACGCTCGAGGTCGAGACCGTCTTCGGCGCACGCCACAAGGCCGACGTGCTCAATGTGATTCCGCCACAGAAAGCAGGCTTCATCGCCGAGCGCGCAGGCGTGACCGACGCCAGCGGCTGGGTGCCCGTGAAGGGCGAGAATTTCGAATCAAGCAAGGTCGCCGACATCCACGTGGTGGGCGACGCGAGCTTCGCCGGGCCCATGCCCAAATCCGGCTTCGCGGCCAACAATCAGGGCAAGCTGGTGGCCGCCAGCATCGCCGCCGAGCTGCTCGGGCAGGAGCCCGCCGCCGCCCTCTTCGCCAACACCTGCTACAGCCTCATCGGCCCGGGCTACGGCATCTCGGTGGCGGGCGTGTATCGCGCCGAAGAAGGCCGACTCGTGGACGCACCACACTCCGTCGGCATCAGTCCGCTGGACGCCAACGCTGCATTCCGCGCGGCCGAGGCGCGCTACGGCGCATCCTGGTATGCGGCCATCAGTCGCGACATCTGGAATCGTTGAATCAGAACTCAGCTGAGACGGCTTTTCGCCGCGTTGTGCCCCAGCTGTGCGGCCCGCTGATACAGCGTACAGGCACGCCGCGCGTCGCATGGCTCTCCGAGTCCCAACTCGGCCATGCGGCCCAATTCGAACAGCGCATCGGCATCGTCATCAAAGGCGAGGCGCTCCCACAGGTCACGCGCCTCGACGTGATAGCCCAGTCGGCAGGCGGCATAGGCCTTGAGATGTTGGCCCTGCGTACCCTCCAGTTGCTCGAGCGTCATGCGCGCCGCGCCCAGCAGCGTGCGTGGGTGCGGCAGGTTCTGTGCTTGCACGGGACTCATGGCTTGGTCGACAGCACAAAGCTCGCGAGGAGCTTCAGATCGGGCGCCTTGAGGCTCGCATGTGCGGGCATGGCAATGCGGCCGTACTTGCCAGTCGAGCCCATCTGGATGGACTGCGACAGCGTGGCCACGGCGTCCTTGTCGCCCTTGTACCTTTCGGCGATGGTGGTGAACGCCGGTCCGACGATCTTCTCCTTGGCCGCGTGGCAGCTGTAGCAGCCGGTCGCCTTGGCCAGATCGGTGGCTGCGGCCACATCGATGTCGCTGGCGGCAGCATGGCCCGCGATGCCGGCCATCAGAAAACTGAAAATGTAAGCAGTGCGCATAGTGGTGGAGCGGTGATGTGGGTTGGAGTGCCTACCCAGTGGCAACATCCATGCCAATGCACACACACATATGCGCGGCCACTTCGCCACCTCTGCAGCGCCCGCGCACCTGTCACACCGGGCCGTGACACTGTTCAAAAATGACGCATATCAAGCGACACAAAGACACAGCGTCCGTCACTTCGGTTTGCTCAGTGCCTGCTGCTCATAGCGCGGATACCACTGCGCCAGACTGCGGTGAAACTCCGCCGGTTGCGCCGCCCATCCTGCAAACCGCTCAGGAACCCGTGTGCGCAGCAGCTCGCTCAGATCAACGCCTTTCTCCGCGCTGCGCTGCATGAGCGCCACCAGCCACTGCAGCCAGTCACTGGTCTGCTCCATGCCGCGCGGCCCCTCGTGCACGGGGCCGTGGCTCGGCACCACCCACTTGAACAAGCCGTCGTCCTGCCATTGCCTGAGCACCTGCAGACTCGCGAGCCACGCCTGCGGATCAGCATGCGGCGTGGTCGGCACACGGTCGGCAAACACCAATCCGCCCGCAAATAGCACGCCGGTCGTCTGATCAATGATCACCAGATCATCCGCCGTGTGTCCATGCAACCGGCGCAGCTCCAGCACATGGCTGCCGAGGCGAATCGTCTGCGGCTGGATCGCCTCGCGCGCGGGCTCGGCCTGCGTGCCTCGCATCCAGTCGCCGCAGAGTCGGTACAGGTTGTCCTCATACGCTGCGCCCTCGGCTTTCATCCCCGCGATGCTGCCCGCAAGCGCCTGCGTGGGCTTGTCGCTCCAGGCCGCATTGCCTAAAAAATAGTCAGGATGCAGATTGAGGTTGAACACCCGCAACACCGGCTGCTGCGTGAGCTTTTCAATCGCCTTGCGTTGCTGCTCGCCATACAGGCGCGACGGGCCGGTGTTGATCACCACAACCCCCTGATCCGTCGCGATGAACGCCGTGTTGATGATGTTGCAGCCATTGCTGCGCGAGAAATCCTCCACCGGCCCTTCGATGACCCAGGTGTTCTCCGCAATGCGGCGCGGCTCAAGCCGGTAGTCGAGCTTCTGCATGTCGGCCCGGTTGGCTGCGGAAGGCTGAATCGGCGTCTGCGCCCCGGCATTCAATGCCATGCAGATCACGGCCAGTGTCGTGAGTCGTTTCATGACTTTACCTCCGCATCAATACGGTTGCCGTTGTTGTCCTGCCCCTGTAGTCGAAATGCCTGCGGCCCTTCGGGTGGCAGCTCGAACGAGATCAGCGGATTCTCCGACACCGGCTCATGCAGAGCGAGCCGCCACCAGAGCTCGCCACCGGCATCACGCAGCTCCAGCCGATCAATGTAGAACGCCGGAATCCCCGCCACCAGCCCCGTGTCCATCGGATGCATCACCCGCAGCCGCAGACGGCGGCTGCCATCGATCACATTGCCAAAAATCCGCGCCTGCACTTGATTGAGCGTCGCCCGCCACGAGCCATCGGCGCGCGATGCGCCCGGCACCGTGCAGCCGCCCCCGGCCGCCTGCGCCATCACGCTGCCCACATGCCACTGACCATTCCGCGTCTGCACCATCGCCCGCACCGGAGAAGCCTGCTCCAGCCGGATGCGAAGCGACAGCATCGGCAGCGCGCGCATCGGCTCGAAATCCAGCACCTCGCGCACCGGATTGCGGTCCACCACCACCCAAATGCGCTTGATTCCGCCTCCCACCTCCGCGAGCTTGCGCGCGTCGATCTGCACCGGAACGTTCATCGCGTCGTCGGCAAACGGCGGCGTGTGCACGATCACCTCGTCCGTGAAACGCACAGGCGCATCGCCCAGATACTGCTTGCGCAGCGTCGGCCATTGCATGGAACCCAGCGGATCGCCGCCCGTGCGATCCTCCTGCCCGACGGCACCAAACGCACGGGTCGCGGTAAGCAATCCCAGCAGCACAATTTTCCTGCGCTGCACCATGACCTTCACCATCATCACGATTGTCCCTTTCGCATTTTTCGTTGGCATCGCCAACGGGCTGCAAGACCAATGCCAGCCACGCTTTCTACAGGATTCAGGCAGGGCTGTCCCAGCCTGGAACAGTTCGCAAAAAAAGGAACCGGTAAAACCTTCTTGACTCTGACATGGTGTCAAGGTACATCATCAACATATCAGCCATCACCGAAGGAGAAAACCAGCATGAAGTACACATTCCAAGTCCAAGGCATGACCTGCGGCCACTGCGAGCGTGCCGTGGTGCATGCCGTGCGCGAAGTCGATGCCGACGCCATCATCCAGGTCGATCTGCCCACCGGCCAGGTCGTAGTGGAAAGCGATAAGTCGCGCGACGCCGTGGCCAACGCCATCAAGGAAGAAGGCTACACCGTCGCCGCATGATGACCACCAAACACGCCATCGCGCCCCAACCGGTCCACTGGCCGGTGGCGATCGGCGTGGCTGCCGAGCGTGCCGGTGTCTCGGCACGCATGGTGCGCCACTATGAATCGCTCGGCCTGCTGCCCGAAGTGGCCCGCACCGACAGTGGCTACCGCCAGTACGGCGAGGCCGATGTCCACACCCTGCGCTTCATCCGCCGCTCGCGCGACCTCGGCTTCTCGATGGAAGAAATCGCCACCCTGCTCAGCCTCTGGAAAGACAAGGAACGCGCGAGCGCCCAGGTCAAGAAGGTCGCCCAAACCCACATCGAAAACCTCGAAGAACGCATCGCCGCCATGCAGGCGATAAAGCGCAGCCTGCAGTCACTGGTCCATTGCTGCCACGGCGACGACCGCCCGGACTGCCCGATTCTCGATGATCTGGCGAGTGTGTCGGAAACAGCGCATCCGCATTGACTCAACAGCCTCCTACGGCCCCGACCTCTCCCATCAACGCAGCGGCAACAAACTCCGCTCCACATCCCCCGTCACGCTGCGCAGCTGTTCGATGAAATAACGCGTCGCCGGGCCCAGCACACGGTCACGGCGGTGCATCAGGCCGATGTCGCGGTGCGCGTTCGGCGCGTGGATCGGGCGGGCGATCAGGCCCTGCAGGTTCAGCTCGGGCAACGCAAGGCGAGGCAGCAGGGCGACTCCCAGGCCGTGTCTGGCCATTGAGGCGGCCGTGATGATGTGTGTGACATCACAGCGCGGCGTGACAGGCTCGGCCGATTCGTCGCTGCCCGCCTGCAATGCCCGATCGAACTGTTCGCGCGCGTTGGATCCTCGTGCCAGCAGCACCAGATCGTGCGCCAGCAGCTGTTCCCAGCGGATGCTGGAGAGCTTTTCAAGCGCATGTCCGTGCGGAAAGACGGCGTAATAGCCATCGGTCAACAGGGGCTCGAAGTGCAGATCGGGTGCGGCTTCGGAGAGCGGGCCAATGGCGCATTCCACCTGGTTGGTGCGCAGCATCTCGAGCAACTGGTCGGTATGCGCCTCAACAACACGTGACTGCAGCGCCGGATGCACCGCGCGCAAGCGGGCCAGCGCGTGCGGCACCAGCCCGAAGGCGGCGGACGGCAGGGCCGCGACGATCACCTTGCCGCGCCGTGCGGCCGACAGATCGAGCGCGCTGCGATAGGCCTCCTCCACGTCGGCAAGCGGCCGCTGGATGCGCTGCAGGAACTCCTCCCCCGCCTCGGTCAGCGCCACGCTGCGGGTGGAGCGCTCCAGCAGCTTGAGGCCCAGCGTGTCCTCCAGATCCTGGATCAGCGCCGAGAGCGAGGGTTGCGTCACGCCCAGCGCACCCGCCGCGTGCGTGAACGAGCGGCTTTCCACCACCAGCAAAAACGCCTTCACCGCCCGGTATTTGATATTCATAGTCATAGGCGATAAATCATAGACAAATAACGATTTGTGTTGATGAGTGGAAGCCGCTCCAATCGAATTCAAAAAAAGAACACCACCTTTCGACTCGAAAATTCTGGAGACTTCACGTGAATACTCGCCGCTCATCCCTGCGCGCGCTGCTGGCTGCGCTTGCCTGCACCGCCACACTCGCCCCTGTCACTTCGGCTCTCGCCCAAAGCTACCCGAGCAAGCCGGTGCGCATGGTCGTTCCTTACCCGCCGGGAGGCGCGACGGACGTGATAGGCCGCATGATCGCCGACAAGCTCGGCACGAAATGGGGTCAAGCGGTGGTGGTGGACAACCGCGCCGGCGCCGGAACGACTGTGGGCGCCGAAAACGTCGCCAAGTCCGCACCCGACGGCTACACGCTGTTCGAAACCACCGCCACGCACACCATCAGCGCCAGCCTCTATCCCAAGCTGAACTACGACCCGATCAAGGACTTCACGCCGATCACGCTGACCGCCACGATTCCGCTGGTGTTGGTGACCACGCCCAAGATCCCCGCAAAGAATCTCGACGAGCTGCTCAAGTGGATCAAGGCCCAGCCCGGTGGTGCCAGCATGGGCTCGCCCGGCAACGGCAGCGTGCAGCACCTGACCGGCGAGCTTTTCAAGACCAAGGCCGGCGTTAACACCGTCCACGTGCCCTACAAGGGCGCGGCTCCGATGATCACCGACCTGCTCGGCGGTCAGGTGGACATGGCGTTCGCCACGCTCTCCGAGGTGACGAGCTACATCAAGGCGGGCAAACTGCACGCCATCGGCCTCGCGCACGACAAGCGCATGTCCGCCGTGCCCGACGTGTCCACGTTCACCGAGCAGGGCATGAAGGGCTTCGTCGGTGCGACCTGGTTCGGCACCTTTGCGCCAGCCAAGCTGCCAGTGGAGCTGCGCGACCGCATCTACAAGGACATCCAGGCCATCGTCGCTACGCCCGAAATCACGAAGAAGCTCGAAGAAATGGGCGCGGAAGTGAACAACCTCGCGCCTCAGGATTTCTCGAAGCTGATCGATGCGGAAGCCAAGCGCTGGGCCGAAGCGGTGAAAATCTCGGGTGCCAAGGTAGAGTGAATTTCAACGGAGTTTTGTCAGCGTGAGTCAGCAGTCAGTCACCACCCAGCCCCCCCTGCGTATCGCGCAGATGATTTCCATCGGCGAACTCGCCGACAGCCAACTGCGCGAGCAGCACAGTGCAGTGTCCCTCTGGGACAAGGATGCCGCCTTCATCGACGCCCATGCGGCCGAGGTCGAACTGCTCGTCACCACCGCCCGCATCGGCTGTAGCGCCGAAACCATGGGGCGCTTTCCGCGCCTGCGCGGCATCTGCAGTTGGGGGGCAGGTTACGACACCATCGACGTGGCCGCAGCCCGCGCGCGCGGCATTCCGGTGAGCAACACCCCCGGCGTGCTCGACGGCTGTGTGGCCGACATGGCCTGGGCGCTGCTGCTCGCCAGCGCCCGCCGCGTGGCCGAGGGTGACCAGTACGTGCGCGACGGCAAATGGGTGCGCCTGGGCGAGTTTCCGCTCGGCCTGCGCGTGTCGGGCAAGCGCCTCGGTATCGTCGGCATGGGCCACATCGGTCAGGCGATCGCGCGGCGCGGCGTGGGCTTTGACATGGACGTGCGCTATACCGGGCGCTCGGCCAAGCCGGACCTGCCCCACACCTTCATGCCCGATCTCACCGAGTTGGCTGACTGGGCGGACTTCCTCGTGCTCGCCTGCGTCGGCGGTGCGAGCACCTTCCACATCGTCAACGCCGAGGTGCTCAAGGCGCTCGGCCCGCAAGGCATCGTGGTGAACATCGCACGCGGCACAGTGATCGACCAGGCAGCGCTGATCGACGCACTGATCCACAGAACCATCGCCGGGGCGGGCCTTGACGTGCTTGAGGGCGAGCCCGGCGCACCCGAAGCCATGCGCCAGCTGCCCAACGTGGTCTTCACCCCGCACATGGCCAGCGCCACCACCGACACTCGCATCGACATGCAACGCTGCGTGGTGGCCAATGTGGAGCAGTTTCTGAGCACTGGCAGCATGCTCAACCCGATCTGAGCTGGGAACTGCTCATCATTTAAGCAGTGCGAAAAATTCTGCTTAAAAAGAAGGCACAACAAAAAAGGGAGCGTCGTGAGGCGCTCCCTTTTTTTTCGTCTGTATCCGTTCAATGAGCGGCCCAAAGGCTGCTCAAAAAACAGGCATCACTGGGCTGCAGGCTTGATGAAAGCCTCGACCTTGCCCTTGAGGGTGATCAGCAGCGGGCGGCCCTTGCGGTCCAGGGTCTTGCCTGCGGGCACCTTGATCCAGCCCTCGCTCACGCAGTACTCCTCGACATCGAAGCGCTCCTTGCCGTTGAAGGTGATGCCGATGTCTTGCTCGAAGAACTCCGGCTTGTGGTGCGGGCTGCGGGGGTCGATGGACAGGCGGTCGGGCAATGTGGGCTGTGCGGAATCGGTCACGGTGGGAATTCTGATGGTTCGAAAGCCGCCATTGTCCCGCAAACGCCCCACAAACCGCTGCGAGCGCCCGCCCTCTTCCCCTTCACGGCTCGCACAGGAACAGTTGTCCAAGGTACTTTTCTCACTGTGACAAAGCCAGTTTTAAAAGCTCAAACCGCTATTGTTTCAAGAGCTACAACAATAACATTCACAATATTTATATCGAGTTTTCGTAGTGAAAATAGGGATTGTGGATAACTTTGAGGACCGAACCAGAACAACCCAACACTTATTCACAGGTCCGGAAATTTCCCGGGATTTATCCCCATTCCGGATGCAGCGGCAGCCCGGTTGACTCCACATGCTTGTTTTTTCAACAAGTCTTTGATCCAAAAAACAAAAGGTAGGTTATCCACAGGTTTCCCGACTTCCTATTACTACTAACATTCTTAAATAACAGCTTTAAAGAACAACCAAGGGAGAACTTGGGAAAGATGCCGCGCAGGAAATTGGGAGATTGGAAAAACGGAAGACTCCAAAGATCGGCCGTTATCCACGTTGCGCTGGAGATTTCCTGTGGATAACAATGGATAAACTTGAATAACTTGCCCGGAAAACAAAAAAACCGCTTTGGCCAAGCCAAAGCGGCGGAGTTGTTCAACGGAAAGTGCCTCGACAAAAGCAATGCATGGAGCGAGGAACCACGTTACCCAGGTCCGGGAAACCCGTTTTCCGGCCCCCCAGCGTGAATTTCAGCGCAGCATGAGGTATCCGACCCCAATGGCCGCAATCAGGCCCACAGCATCCGCAAACAACGCGCAGGCGAGCGCATGACGGGCATGGCGCACGCCCACGCTGCCGAAGTACACGGCCAACACGTAGAACGTGGTTTCGGTCGAACCCTGAACGATCGCTGCCAACCTGCCCACAAAGCTGTCCACGCCATGGGTCTGCAGCACGTCGATCATCAGACCACGCGCCCCTGCGCCCGAGAGCACCTTCATCAGCCCGACGGGCAAGGCCGGCAGAAATTCGGTGTCCATGCCGAGCGCGCTCACCAGCGCGCCAATGCCCGTCAGCAGCGCGTCCATGCAACCCGCCGCACGGAACACCCCGATGGCGACCAGAATCGCGATCAAATAGGGAATGATCTGCACCGCCACGCCAAAGCCCTCCTTGGCGCCGTCGATGAAGGCGTCATAGACGTTCACCCGCCGCCACGCACCGACCAGCAGGAACAGCATCACCACGCCGAGAATCACGGCAGCGCCAACGGCACCGGCGATCTTCGCCGCCTGTTCGGCGGGCAATTGCGCAAGCGCCGTCACCGCAGTCGCCAGCAGACCGCCGACGACCAGCACCGGCACCAGCAACCGTGCCTTCCAAATCGGCAGCCGCTGGCAGACCGCCACGGCAAGCACGCCTGCCAGCAGCGAGATGAAGGTGACGATCAGCGTCGGCAGAAAGATGTCGGCCGCGTTGAAGTTCGCGCCCAGCCCCTGCTTGAGCGCCACGCTCTGGCGGATTGCGATCACCGAGGTCGGGATCAGCGTGAGCCCGGCGGTGTTCATCACCACGAACATGATCTGCGCGTTGCTTGCGGTTTCGGGCTGTTCGGTATTGAGCGACTGCAGCTCGCGCATGGCCTTGAGGCCGAGCGGCGTGGCCGCGTTGTCCAGACCCAGCAGATTGGCCGAGATGTTCATTGTCATCGCGCCCTGCGCCGGATGACCGTTTGGCACGCCGGGAAAAAGCCGCGTGAGCACCGGGCTGGCGATACGGGCGAGCAGTTCGATCATTCCGGCCTTTTCGCCCACGCGCATGAGGCCGAGCCACAGGCACATGATGCCGGCGAGGCCCAGAGAAATCTCAAAGCCGGAGCGCGCGCCATCGAACATCGCATTGAGCAATGCCTGAAAGATCCCGTCGTCGCCGGTACACCACCGCCAGACGGCGGTGAAAAAAGCGGTTGTGAAAAACCCGATCCAGACCCAGTTGAGTGCCATGCCGCGATGGTAGCGTTTCGGGGGATGCAACTGCCGATGGCTTCAAGTCGTGGCAGACTGCGCGCCATGCCCGATTCCACGTTGCTTGTCGCCGATGATCATCCGCTGTTCCGCGCGGCGCTGATCCATGTGCTGCACGAACGCTTTGCGCAGTTTTCCATTCTCGAAGCTGCGAGTGCCCAGACGCTGGGCGCGGCGCTGGCCGAGCATCCTGAAATCGAGCTGGTGCTGCTGGATCTGGCCATGCCGGGCGCGCGTGGCTTTTCGTCGCTGCTGCATGTGCGCGGCGAATATCCACAGATTCCCGTCGTCGTGATCTCGTCCAATGAACATGCGCGCGTGATCCGGCGCGCGCAGCAGTTCGGCGCGGCCGGATTTATCCCCAAGTCGTCCTCGGCCGACGACATGGTGGCAGCGATCCAGAACGTGCTCGACGGTGACCTGTCCTTTCCGCACACCGATGCGGAGAGTTCGCCAGCCGACGCGGATCTAGCCGCCAAACTCGCGCAGCTCACGCCGCAGCAGTTCCGCGTGCTCATGTGCCTGGCCGACGGCCTGCTCAACAAGCAGATCGCGCACGAGCTGGGGCTTGCAGAGAACACCGTGAAGGTGCACGTCACCGCGATCCTGAAAAAGCTCGAGTGCTACAGCCGCACCCAGGCCGCCGTGCTGGTCAAGAGCCTCGAGCCCGAAAGCACCGTTTAACGCGTCAGCTTTTCAACCGAGCTGTTCAATGAGCAACTCGCGCACCTCACGCACGATGGGCGCGTCGCCGCGCCGCGCGGGCAGCATCTGAAAGCTCACCGCGCCAAGCGCCGGAAGGCGTGACGCGCGCGCCGACACCGCCTCCACCCCTTCGCACAAAGCCGATTCATTCAGGCACGCAAACCCCAGCCCCGCCGCCAGCGCCGACTGCATGCCGCGCACGCCCGACGCCACATGCACCACCGTGAACGCGACGCTCCTGTGGACAAGTGTTTTTTCGGCCAGCACCCGCAATGAACAACCTTCGGTCAGTGTGATCAACGGCAACGCCTGACCCTTTGCGGGCAGACGCCCCGGAGCGGTCATCCAGCGCAATGGCTCGGTGCGCAGCAGGTGCGCGCGGGCGCTGGTTTTTCCATCCGCACGCATGGTGATGGCGATGTCCAGAAGACCGGCCGCGTGCTCCTCTTCCACCACACGGCTTTTCCCCATGGTGACGTACAGGCGCACACCGGGATGCTGCTGCGCAAGCCGCGCGAGCAGCCCCGTCACTTCGGACGGACGGAAGTAGTCGGTGATGCCAAGACGCAGTTCGCCCTCAAGCGGCGCTTCATGCAGATCGCGCCATGCCTCGTCGCTCATCGCCAGCAGGCGCAGCGCATGCTCGAGCAGCAACTTGCCCGCAGCCGTGGGCTGCACGCCGCTCTTGCTGCGCACCAGCAGCAGCTTTCCCGCTCGGTCCTCCAGCTTCTTCAACTGCTCGCTGGCAGCCGACTGCGACAGAAACACCACGCCCGCGCCCGCAGTCACGCTGCCGGCGTTCACGACATGCACGAAGGTTCTGAGTTGATCGATGTCGAAGGCTTGCATTGCACAGTTTCTGCACGGACCTGTCCAAAGGACATACCGCAGTTCTACAGGAATTTTCCAAACGGTTGTGCGCAGGTCATACGCAAGAAATACGTAATTCATACGCAACTTGTCCAGTCGCTTGTACGCATATTATCCACCGGGTTTTCCGATGGATATCAACTGATATTCCCATTTTACCGATGGATAAAAGATATCCAGAATGCATGTACATGCTTATCAACAGAGGTGTACGCAACATGCCCCATATCGTTCTCTATCTCTCCGGCCCCGTAGATGCGTCGCTTGCCCAATGCAGTGTGGACAAGGTGATCGACCTCACCTGCCGCGTGCTCGGAAAGAAGCCGGAGGTCATCTCCATACAGGTGTTTTTCACACCTTCCGAACAATGGTTCATCGCCGGGAAAACACTCGCCGAGACGGGGCGCAGCGCGTTCCATCTCGACATCAGCGTGACTGACGAGACCAACACCAAGGCCGAGAAGGCGCAGTTCATCCGCGAGCTGCATGCGGCGCTCAAGGAGCTGCGACCCGACCTGCACGAGGTCAGCTATGTGCATGTGATCGATGCGCGCGCAGCGGCTTATGGCTATGGCGGGCGCACGCAGGAGTACCGGCACCAGCAGGCCGGGGTGTAAGCCTCGAACATGGCGTGTCCTGTCGAACCATGGTCCTTGGGAATTCCCGAGGATCCGTCTGCCAGCGTGCACCGGATAATGGGCTGATCCAATAAACCCAACGCCATGTCGTCACCGCTCTACACCTTTTCCATCCCGCCCAAGCCGACGCCGCCGATTGCCGCGCGCATTCCCTACATGGCATGTCCGCTGTGTGCCAGTAAACACTTCGTGGAACATCGGCGTGCGAGCTGTGAGCACCATCCACTCTTCAAGCCGGGACTGCCAGGTTTGATGCGTTGGATGCAGTGTTCGGACTGCAGACATGTGTTCACTGACGGTGTCTGGAGCGAGCAGGCGCTATCAATGATCTTTGCGTCGGCCAATCCGCATCAACTGCCGGGAAACAATCTGCATCCGAGTCGCAGCATTTCTGCACGCATGGTGGAGAAGGTCATTGGGGTAACGGGCGTTGCAAAGGGCACATGGCTGGATGTCGGGTTTGGCAATGGCGCGTTGCTCGGGGCCGCAGAAGAATACGGATATTCTGTAGTGGGCCTCGACTTGCGCTCCCAGGCGGTGGAGTTGATGCGGCTTGACGGCATCGAAGCCCATGTGATGGAGTTCGAGCACTTTCAGCCAGAGCGACCACTCTCGGTGATTTCCATGGCCGATGTGCTGGAACACATTCCCTATCCCATTCCTACGTTGCAGCATGCATATCAGGTCCTTGAGCCTGATGGGATGCTATTTCTGTCCATGCCCAATGATGAGTGTTACGCATGGCGGGTGCTGGACAGAACCGGCCAGAATCCCTACTGGGGCGAGCTTGAGCACTATCACAACTTCGGGCGGGAGCGCCTGTTCGAGCTGTTGCGGGCTCAGGGTTTCGAGCCGTTGAG includes:
- a CDS encoding FAD/NAD(P)-binding oxidoreductase, with amino-acid sequence MPSNRRRILGSALAALAAPSIVRAQAASAHIVVVGGGFGGGTAARYLRQLAPQAQVTLVEPAQRFYTCPFSNLYLAGLRSWESIGHHFDGLRKAGVRVVHERAEDVDAGQRTLTLSSGQVLRWDRLVLSPGIDLRWNALEGYDEAAAELAPHAWKAGSQTLLLRKQMEAMRNGGTFIMVIPDNPFRCPPGPYERAAMVAHYFKQHKPRSKILLLDAKQNFSKKALFLQGWKALYGDMIEWQGIAQDGQVVRVDAKTLEVETVFGARHKADVLNVIPPQKAGFIAERAGVTDASGWVPVKGENFESSKVADIHVVGDASFAGPMPKSGFAANNQGKLVAASIAAELLGQEPAAALFANTCYSLIGPGYGISVAGVYRAEEGRLVDAPHSVGISPLDANAAFRAAEARYGASWYAAISRDIWNR
- a CDS encoding SEL1-like repeat protein; amino-acid sequence: MSPVQAQNLPHPRTLLGAARMTLEQLEGTQGQHLKAYAACRLGYHVEARDLWERLAFDDDADALFELGRMAELGLGEPCDARRACTLYQRAAQLGHNAAKSRLS
- a CDS encoding c-type cytochrome, with the protein product MAGIAGHAAASDIDVAAATDLAKATGCYSCHAAKEKIVGPAFTTIAERYKGDKDAVATLSQSIQMGSTGKYGRIAMPAHASLKAPDLKLLASFVLSTKP
- a CDS encoding quinoprotein relay system zinc metallohydrolase 1, with translation MKRLTTLAVICMALNAGAQTPIQPSAANRADMQKLDYRLEPRRIAENTWVIEGPVEDFSRSNGCNIINTAFIATDQGVVVINTGPSRLYGEQQRKAIEKLTQQPVLRVFNLNLHPDYFLGNAAWSDKPTQALAGSIAGMKAEGAAYEDNLYRLCGDWMRGTQAEPAREAIQPQTIRLGSHVLELRRLHGHTADDLVIIDQTTGVLFAGGLVFADRVPTTPHADPQAWLASLQVLRQWQDDGLFKWVVPSHGPVHEGPRGMEQTSDWLQWLVALMQRSAEKGVDLSELLRTRVPERFAGWAAQPAEFHRSLAQWYPRYEQQALSKPK
- a CDS encoding quinoprotein dehydrogenase-associated SoxYZ-like carrier; this encodes MMVKVMVQRRKIVLLGLLTATRAFGAVGQEDRTGGDPLGSMQWPTLRKQYLGDAPVRFTDEVIVHTPPFADDAMNVPVQIDARKLAEVGGGIKRIWVVVDRNPVREVLDFEPMRALPMLSLRIRLEQASPVRAMVQTRNGQWHVGSVMAQAAGGGCTVPGASRADGSWRATLNQVQARIFGNVIDGSRRLRLRVMHPMDTGLVAGIPAFYIDRLELRDAGGELWWRLALHEPVSENPLISFELPPEGPQAFRLQGQDNNGNRIDAEVKS
- a CDS encoding heavy-metal-associated domain-containing protein codes for the protein MKYTFQVQGMTCGHCERAVVHAVREVDADAIIQVDLPTGQVVVESDKSRDAVANAIKEEGYTVAA
- the cueR gene encoding Cu(I)-responsive transcriptional regulator, which codes for MTTKHAIAPQPVHWPVAIGVAAERAGVSARMVRHYESLGLLPEVARTDSGYRQYGEADVHTLRFIRRSRDLGFSMEEIATLLSLWKDKERASAQVKKVAQTHIENLEERIAAMQAIKRSLQSLVHCCHGDDRPDCPILDDLASVSETAHPH
- a CDS encoding LysR family transcriptional regulator — translated: MTMNIKYRAVKAFLLVVESRSFTHAAGALGVTQPSLSALIQDLEDTLGLKLLERSTRSVALTEAGEEFLQRIQRPLADVEEAYRSALDLSAARRGKVIVAALPSAAFGLVPHALARLRAVHPALQSRVVEAHTDQLLEMLRTNQVECAIGPLSEAAPDLHFEPLLTDGYYAVFPHGHALEKLSSIRWEQLLAHDLVLLARGSNAREQFDRALQAGSDESAEPVTPRCDVTHIITAASMARHGLGVALLPRLALPELNLQGLIARPIHAPNAHRDIGLMHRRDRVLGPATRYFIEQLRSVTGDVERSLLPLR
- a CDS encoding tripartite tricarboxylate transporter substrate binding protein, which produces MNTRRSSLRALLAALACTATLAPVTSALAQSYPSKPVRMVVPYPPGGATDVIGRMIADKLGTKWGQAVVVDNRAGAGTTVGAENVAKSAPDGYTLFETTATHTISASLYPKLNYDPIKDFTPITLTATIPLVLVTTPKIPAKNLDELLKWIKAQPGGASMGSPGNGSVQHLTGELFKTKAGVNTVHVPYKGAAPMITDLLGGQVDMAFATLSEVTSYIKAGKLHAIGLAHDKRMSAVPDVSTFTEQGMKGFVGATWFGTFAPAKLPVELRDRIYKDIQAIVATPEITKKLEEMGAEVNNLAPQDFSKLIDAEAKRWAEAVKISGAKVE
- a CDS encoding 2-hydroxyacid dehydrogenase produces the protein MISIGELADSQLREQHSAVSLWDKDAAFIDAHAAEVELLVTTARIGCSAETMGRFPRLRGICSWGAGYDTIDVAAARARGIPVSNTPGVLDGCVADMAWALLLASARRVAEGDQYVRDGKWVRLGEFPLGLRVSGKRLGIVGMGHIGQAIARRGVGFDMDVRYTGRSAKPDLPHTFMPDLTELADWADFLVLACVGGASTFHIVNAEVLKALGPQGIVVNIARGTVIDQAALIDALIHRTIAGAGLDVLEGEPGAPEAMRQLPNVVFTPHMASATTDTRIDMQRCVVANVEQFLSTGSMLNPI
- a CDS encoding DUF3297 family protein encodes the protein MTDSAQPTLPDRLSIDPRSPHHKPEFFEQDIGITFNGKERFDVEEYCVSEGWIKVPAGKTLDRKGRPLLITLKGKVEAFIKPAAQ